The Plectropomus leopardus isolate mb chromosome 14, YSFRI_Pleo_2.0, whole genome shotgun sequence DNA window ATTTTCTAatgatgtgatttctttgtgTCAAAAAGCGGCTGATAATGTGTTTTAtcactaaaaaaatacattagctGCACtcacagatgaaaacaaaactgtgaaataaacggaaaaaatgccatttcctTTTGGCAAAAGTCAACCATTAGTTTTGAGGATATCTAATCTAATTTTTGACCAGTTGGTGGCGCTATAGAGAAGTGAGGGGGTCACTTGAATGTCTCTACAAAATTTCATAACCGTCCACGAAAGTGCTGTTGAGATATATCATTCCTTACCAAGGCAAGTTGCACAAGTGTGTCTAAAAAaagcccagtgtgtgtgtgtgtgtgtgtgtgtgtgtgtgtgtgtgtgtgtgtgtgtgtgtgtgtgtgtttgtgtgtggactTTCCGCTGCTCTTTACATCATCTGGAGCAGGAGGAGCCTTCCAGCCtctttaaaatcaccagctcAGAGCAGCTGAACTGTTAGTAACAGAGCAGCGACTGTGAGATCCGGGTGAGTAAGAGCTGCTGGAAAATTATCTGCATGTCCGGACCGATTAATTATGTGTTTCATTCttctaaaaaaagtttctgaGCAACTTTCGCCACATTACAATAACTGTTAAAGATAatggttttgtgttgtttttgtgtttttatgtttattcatcaatgttaaactgatatttaggacatttatttaCTGTCATTACAATGTCCTGTTTTTTCAAGTGTTGATTGCACATTCTGTCTTTTTCAcgtgacttttttaaagttctttGACTTTGCATTAATGAGCACCTAAATTAGCACCTATTCTTTGATACCATGAAATAACTAATTTGGCttttaatctgaaataaaacagGATGTAAGTTACACTAAGAGCAGTTACTGAACTGTTTAGCTAACTActataaaacttgtttttttttcataaaatatgagaaaacacTATTATATAGTCatttaatgtgcaaaaactcatttttaagcgaaaaaataagaaaaaacatatgCCCCTtcattgcatgtttgtgtttttatttactgttacaCCCTTGTcctgttttttcatgttcttattttttgcatctgttttgtttagttatttttattcatgcttttttattattatgtaggcctaatttccttttttcttattcaGGCAATACCATTACACAAGGTGTTTTGGagacattttagtttttacacTATACTGTCTCTCTTGTGTGattgcattcatttattcatgtatttattcatttatcaaaaaaatagcaattgtTTGATCAAAAAAACGagtttggcttttattgtgaaactaACACAGGTCTATGGGAGCAGTTAGTTGTTTAGCTGacttaaaaactttgttttttgtttttgtcatttgatcGTCAAAGGGGGGATTGGCATCCTTATAACAGCaaagtaaaacatacaaatatggATATAAAGGTAATTTACGGTgtagaatttaaataaaagctaaacGTTAGTTCATGCAATGAAATTTGAgcttttctggattttttttaataaataaaaaaaatgtttttgtctccatGTAGAACCATCGCAGCCTTTCTTAGACCGCTGGTCGCGTCCTTCCTCCCGGGTAACGATGCTAACGAAGCCAGACAATTTCAGGTTCAACTTCCTCCAGGATCACAAATGGACCTTCGGGAGGGGCCGCAGACGGCGGTCCCCTCCCAACAGCAGCGAGCCCTCCCCCACTGACAGCCAAACATCACCAAAAGAGGAGGAGCCCCAAAAGGGTCAGTTAATCTTCACAAAAAAGTTCataatttaatgtgtttaaatttgACTCACTTCCCCAGATAACAAACATCACAAAGATTATTGCTGCATGAACCTGAGATATGTTTACAAATAATGACAGTATGAATATTATATCAGCTAATAATAACTGTTATTTTAGGTTttgtaacaaaagaaaaaagcttaaTGTTTGATGGTTTAACCTGTGAAAACCTGTGAACCCTGaacaaaattatgacttttttttcacaaacatgagaaaaaaaaggcaacgacCAACATGGCAGAAAATTTTCAcagattgaaaaaaatagatatattatatttttaaaaaaagaagaaaaaaaaggcaagaaaaaaaatcgaatatttttgttattcataactattataatttaatattaaacgTTTGTTACAGgattattttaaagcacttttgaCATgtaatttcctcattttttaaccctctattttttattttgattgtttgttataaactaattttcaggcctttttttgtgcttttcactAATGCCTTGCTAATTattaggtcatttcttctcaagttgctcattgctttcttccgaTGCTTCTGAAAGAAagttcaagccaatttgctcagttttcaaagtttaaccctctgaaacatgaAGATCTGCTTCCCTTTCTTCACAAACATTGTAGCGAGCAAAATCTTTGGGAGTTTTGTGCAATTAGTCACACCAAACCGATAAAAGGCCTCTTTTTCTAAACCAttattaagtcattttaattttgtctacTTGTATTTGTGGATGTCTGCTACTGCTCtgtgcatttttctttgtttttctctttcatcatttttgtaatatttggaGAAAGAACTAAACTAAAAGTTGAAGTTTGAACACTGAACTGTGGTAAGCGAGTACATAGCAGATGTTTCCATCGTAAAAACAACTGTTAGCTGTAGCCTTAAATGCAATCTGTATTTCTTTTATCCATTACTTCGTCATAAACGTCATCTGCTACTTTTCTCCCTCAGTGATCGTCAGAATTGATCAGATGCTGGAGGCAAAACACTTTTATGAAGTCGGCCTGCGACTGAACCAGAAAGAAGAGGGTCTGTTTGGGGATGTCAGGGAGGCCGAGGCACTGGCACATCATGATGAAGAAGTCAACAAGCTGGCTGCAGACTACAGGGCCCTGGAGGAACATGTCCTGGAGACTCTGAAACTGTCTCTCAGTTTGGGACAGGTCAGCTTAGAGGCTCTGACGTCTGCTGTGAGGGCCATGAAGCAGCAGGAGGACCAGGACAAGCTGTGGTCACAGAGGGATCACACACCTCCGGCCTGGAGGCCCAGCGGCTGGGGGAAGCTCCACGACTCGACGCTTCGCAGCTTGGTGGAGGAGCAGATGGACACGGACCCTCAGACGCCTCCTGTTGACCAGGTGGACCAGTCTACGATCCAGGCGGACCTCCACAGCATGGGCAGGCGGCTGAAGGAGGACCTGCAGTCTGTGGTGAACGTGCTGAAGAACTGCTACCCTCCTGAGCTGGACATCTGTAATTTTTACGCCAGCTTGTACCATGAGACCCTCAGCGCCAGACTCAGGAAGATCGCAGACTTTGGTCTGGATGACAAGGACTGCACCTTCCTCCTGCGCTGGGTGAACGAGTACTATCCACAGTAAGTACTTATATGTAAAGTATTTTTGGGTCCATTCTGTTGGAGTGTTTTTGTCTTGGTGGCAGCTGTCAGTGTGTAGATCTGTCAATCCATCACGTTAATCCAAAGTGGGCCAAAATTTCTCAACAACTACACTGTGTATAAGTACACTTTTGAGGCATTGCTTTACTTTAGTATTGCCATTTTAGGCTATTTTATACTTCTACACCACtacatttttaagcaaataTTGTACTATAATTATCTCAGTATTTTTGGTGCTCAACGCTCTCACTCTTGCCACGAAAGGCCCAGAGCATCTGCACGTACTGAAGAAGTATTACAAACTAATCAGAGGAAAGATTACCACAATATTTACTGAGACCTTCGTGCTTTCCAGATGATAAACTGTTCGTCTTGTTCCCCCCTTAAGACAAATTTCACAATACTAGAGTTGATCCGAATACTCTGATTAAAGGAGTGTACAGTACAGATAAAGTACTTCATTTGAGTGCAAGTATCATTTTTGCtataaatgtgagtttttacaaaattgacgtgtttccattttgcatattttatattcttaatttcagtttgtgcaaaCCTGCCTGCTTTCACCTGTAATACTGTTAccaaacagtaaccaacaagTCCTGCAAAGCCTCCCTAAAACAGATCACAATCCACATCTAGAACTTTCTTTAACCTAATCTCTCATCTGAATCTGTGCCTTCATGATTTTATTGCGTGAAATCAGTGGAATAAATGAGGAAGCTTCGCTTTTGCCTTCAGCTGCTCGGGTCAATTATTGGACAAAACATCTCACCCTAAAGTTGTGAAACCGTGTAGAAAACCGTTGCGAAAAATCTTCAGCTCTGTGCCCAAAGTGAATTACAAAATACATCCAGATGCAACTCagcaaaaagacagatttttggttttactgtttgttttgggttgaGTCACAGCCTGATGTTCACAAGGCAGTTGACTTTTTCTTGAACAAGTTGCTGCCTGGTCTTATTTCGATATGTTGAAACTGAAGTCGGAGAAAATGAGGCATTGATTTTTAATGCTGAGTGATGTGAAAGAGTGCAAAATTGACATGAAGTCACGATCTTGTTGTTTCTCCAGGTGTCGATTAAAGTTGGGATATCTGCTCTCTGTTTCAGAATCCTTCAGAATCCAGAGCTGGCCAGCGAGATCAATGTCGAATCGCTGGGAAAGCTGCTGCCGAAAGAGTCACTGGACCCTCTGGAGCATCAATACCTGGACAAACAGCAGGTAACATCAGCTGCTGCTACCTGCTTCACTTTAGTTGTTTTCAGTTTAAGTTTGGTTGGGTTTGGTAGCTCTACTTGAACTTTTACCCCTCCTTAATTAAGTTCAGGTGTAGTTGGGTTTTTGTGGGTATTCATGGACCTCTGTTGATGGATCTTAGTGTTTTTGGTGATCTCCCCTGAAATTAATACCTAAATTGTCAATATTATTTCAAGTTTCAACACTTATTTTGGGTAGTAAAGGACATTGTAGCGCACAATTGTACAATAGCACAATTGTTCGATTTAATCACGTGTCTCATATATGCGTGCGATATGTaatgtgtgacagcagcatgtttttgtgttttcagagtgaGCTGACAAGGTACGTCGGAGCTATTCTGGAGGAAGCAGAGCAGGATTGGAATAAAGGAGAGGAGCCAAAAAGAGAGGACGGCTGCTTCGTCAGCACTGTGGCCTACGACATCATCCAGGTACATTATCATCAGTAAGACACACCTGAAtctgctgctcctctgagcTTTACTGAACTTTACAGCGAGTTTAggctcattgtttttgttttttttctgcctcataACTTTACTGTTCTGGTTCACTCTAAACTCTCTcgcagtgtttttttaaagaaaaatcagtaaaaatacactcagcctgtagtttgagcaataGCCTGAGAATCTGCAAAACTGCCGGATGATGCAAAATGCATAATTTGGTGGAGTCTTGCCCAGAGGGGAGCAGGAAGATGGAGGCGCTGGATAGATAGAGGGCAGTTTAAAACGGGGATTAGTCAGGGAAGTCGGAGCCTGTCAGCACGTttctcagcacgttattttccAGGATGCTTTTACGTATTAACTAAAACCAAACTGGAGACAAAAAACTGTTCAAACATTGAGCAAAAGATTAACCAACAAGGAAAacaatgtttgtattttcagataaagggttaaaaccacAGTTCTTCTGTTCAAAGTCAACTAGATGGGAATCATAATAACAATAGGCCAGTTTTTATGTATGGTTTATAAGAGGTGGAGAAAAGAAATCATTACAACTTAGTATCATgattttttgtatgaaaatcatttatcaatccatccatccatccattttcttccgcttatccggggtcgggtcgcgggggcagcagcctaagcagggaaacccagacttccctctccccggccacttcatccagctcttcccgggggaccccgaggcgttcccaggccagctgagagacgtagtctctccagcgtgtcctgggtcttccccggggcctcctaccggtgggacgtgccctgaacacctcaccagggaggcgtcctggaggcatcctaattagatgcccgagccacctcatctggctcttctcaatgcggaggagcagcggctctactccgagctcctcccggatgactgagcttctcaccctatctctaagggagagcccagccaccctacggaggaaactcatttatCAATACATGGATgccaaatattctttttttcgtataaataattacaaatactaCTAAAAGTTCTGAAAGCCCTCTAGAATAATCAAATCTGTTTGCTTTTTCAgttcactatatatatatatatatatatatattttgctgcAACAAAAATGACTGCAGTCTGACTGAAAACTTTAACTCAACTGATAAAACAGATACTGAcaaacttttcttttgggcacagaatttgcagttgaaaacatgtaatatattgcaatatatgctATCACAACACTcacagcaaaacatttaaaattgcaataatattgtattttgaCTTGAATATTGTGATAATGTTGTATTATGAGGTGATTCCCACTCTGAATATGTATACAGTTCAAAGACGAATAAGTGCTactttctttactttatttaaaaacacagcagtcatTTCAGCTCGAGCTGTCACTGATCTGtgtttcctccctctttcttcaGTTTATCAATGGTATGGTGACGTCAGCTGAGCGAGTTGTTGGAGATCTGCACAAGGCTCAGAAGATCACGGTGCAACTCAAAGATTTAATGCAGAGGTAACAAAGCTGATGATTTTCTATTGAATAATGGCATTTTAGAAGGCATTTTTGTCATGTGcttaacaacaaaacactgttaaattgtaaatttacccttttttttcaacttgcgcAGGTTCAAGATCTTCCAGAACAACATCATCAAGAAAAACACACCCAACAGCCAGCCACTCATCAAGGCAAACCTCGGCTGTATCGAACAGTTCATGTATGTTTCTGACAATGATATATGATATGCCAtattaagaatttaaaaaaaggagaaaatgtcaCCCTGAACCTAATGTGAATTTTGTGGTCCGTCTGCAGGGACTTCTTTGAAAAGAAGAGCCATCTGTTCACGGAGGACGTGCAGAAACACTGTCTGGATGTTTTGATTGACATGAAAGAATCTGCCCACACATATTTATTAAAACCTGTGCACAATGGCCTCAAGGTGAGTTTATTTACAGCATATTTGAACTATTCTTAATATTGTCAACAAGTgtcatgaaaagaccaaaaccaacagtgAATTTTCCTTCTGAGGAGTATTGTGTGTGTAACAAAGTCTGCTGTATCTTTGTCCCTTGTGCCGTAGAGCTCCAttattgtccaaaaactattaaaaacacaccagtGAGCCACACTGTATCACTGGGTGACATATTCCTGCATTATAAACAAACGCACTGTAGTTTGTTTTGTATCACTCCCACAACGCAGCGTCCTGCAGCCACAAATACTCACTAGAAAACCAAATATGGATTAATCCcccactgaaaatagtccctaacACATGCACTactttattctgtttgtttggtACAAATTACAGTGAGCAgctgtcttttttcttattcaaataTGCAAGcctgttttaaacttttttgtctttaaaaggaAGCCGGGGGCTCAGTGTGAGAGCCTCAAACAGTTGGAAAACATTGAGAGATACATTAATTTTCTCACCaagcataaaagaaaaaaaaagtaaaacaaaggtTACAAACttttccacaataaaagcatttagTGCAAACTACCAAACAGGCAGAACAGTTAGAAACACAAGAGCAACTaaatagagagagaaataacattaacaacaacaaaaaaatatcagtgaatTACTATTGAATCATAGCTCAGGAGAATCCATCAGATATAGATCCTCGCAGCTTTTAAAATGAAgatatttgcagaaatatttGATCTTCTCATTTCAAATTCTCTGCTACTTTTGATGAAAGTGTTACATGTCTAATGCACCGTGTTTGTCCCTCACAGCCGCAGTACCGCAAACTGGGAACCAGCGACTGGCTGAATAAACCCCTGTTTGAGAAGCTGCTGGTCAGCCTCGAAAAAGAGCTTCAGGATCTTCAGGGCTCGACTGAATCTTGTCACCAGGTAGatggaagaaaacacaaaacacatttaaaaactttacaaaCACTTTTTCTTACAGCACACGCTGTTGTTAAGATGTTTTGAATGTAGTTTTTGTTTCAGGGAGCCTTAAGTTTCGATTTATTTCCATAAAATCAGCTACGTTTACTCCCAGCTGGGCTCTTACGTCAGACAAAtattaaattttggttggaatgaaaatcagtttgatgatatttaaatgtctaacaacattaaaatataacattgtGTGGACCTAATCCTTACAACATTTTGCGGAAGctgggttttgttctccatacctCATTACTGAATGTTGTTATTTTCCATCAAGATGACGTCGACATGAGACATTTTCAGTGGTCATGGAAAACCccaaaaagtcatggaatttcacaatcacattttccaaacttggaaaagtcgtggaatttgttgttgtgtaatgaaattgtcaCAGTAATCTTCAGGGGATCATTTTCCACAGAGAGTAACATTAtggtaaatttattttttgtagctgaCCACCTAACGTAGCTTTAATGTGCAATGTTTGTTCCCGATCACGGAGACAAGGACATCCTACACAGCATTTATCATAACATAAAAAGAGCAGTTTATTTCAAGTTGAGCCCAAACAATAGTTCACTTCTTCAACCCTAAagtaacctaaaaaaaataactaaagttAAGCAAAAGGCAAGCATCTCACTTGAgctcctaaaatccaaaataatagaaaacatgcaaaaaataaaaagtaaaaaaaattagcttttCAATCCAACTAAACTGCTTTAAAGTGCTCTATatttacaaaaactgaaaaaatagcTGGAATAACAGAATATTTACAGCtgataacacaaaataactgaaagCCACAAATTAAAAGCCCATTAAATAACTCCTACAAACAAAGTTACCCAGTCAAAACACAGTGATTGTTGAATGAATGGACAATAGCTGCCCGGATGTTGTGAAAACTGCTTTGTACAGTTCATAAAATAGTCAGAAAATTGTTATGGTTAATAgagtaaaatatgtaaattggTATTGATCTATAAACTTGGAAAGATTCAGAGAAAATTTACTGTCAtaattttgaaaacaatgaaattgtTGACTTTTTGCACCAATTTCTGATTCGATGATTGACTGTATTTCAGAAGCTGATTGGCCAGCTGCACCAGGAAGTGACGGCAGAATATGTGAAGAGGCTCCTGAAGGGACAAATCAAGCTGAAGGACATGAGGCAGCAGCTGAAGGCCTACGAGACCGTGAAGGACGACGCAGAGAGTTTACACGATTTATTCGTCAAAATGGTGAGAGTCTAGCCCACATTTGCTTTAAACAGGCTGTAGATTTTGAGAAACATTCATTATTGGCCGAATTTCAATATCAGAAACGAAATGTCACTGAACTAACCACAGAGTGTGATCAATGAGTAAACACGGGAAACCCACAGTGACCACAAAAGATTAAATCCTCCCGAAAACAGGAGGCGTGTGGATCTAAGTCGCTGCTCTGTCTTCACAGGGATCACGGGAGGACTGGCTGAAGGAAATCCTGAACAAGATTGCAGAAGTACTGAAACTCCAAGACCTCCCCGCCCTTCAGATGCATGTCGTCTCTCTGGGAACGTCATATCCTGACCTCAGGTAACCTTTGCACTCTTCATTTTGGACTTTTAATGACTTCCAATCAAACAgcatatttcacacacacatgcagtggtCTGTTGCCAGAAATGTAACTGACCCACAAAGGACAGTATAGCATCGTGCTGGGAGAGGTTTACAAGATTTTTGAGGTCAGCATAAACAAACCCACTTTTTAGATGCAGCTGAaagcaaacaggaagtggaaaTTTGTTCAGATGTTTCCTGGCAGCAGGTTGAAGCAGAGTGTTGTCTGTGTCAGTCGTACGCTGAAGCAAACATAAGTAttgcaatgaaataaaaatactagAAAGACTGACTTTTAACGCTTAACTGCtttctttagtgtttttattggttaaaatcactggttttatttgttttggtgaggaggagacaagaaaataatttggctccacgttaaaacctcctgaaaatgAATTCTGAGGAGATTCTAAGTGGGAAAAACTGACTTCAATGATGACATTGCCTcatcttttattattgttttgaatGAGAGATTTGGAAATTAGATACTGTACTTTTAACTAACATATATTTTAGCTCGACTAAAATAAATCTTTGGGATGGACTGATGCTGAGAAATAATGTCACTAATAACATTTCCTGACGTTATTTGATCACCTTGTCTCATGCAATCTTCACTCTACAATCATGTTCAAGTGGCTctgatattttgattattaataattaatttaggGGATTAAAAcgatacattttaaagtttttcttttcctttttcttaccCACAGTGAGAAACATGTTGCGGCTCTGCTCAAGCTCAAGACCAACCTCACGAAAGACAACAGGAGAATAGTCAAAGACACTCTGTCGGACACTTTGAGGGAAACAAGTGGCGACGCTGATTCCCGTCCGTTTTTCTCCGGAGTTCAGGTCAAATGAACCGCAAACTCCTTAAAGTCTTTCAGTTCTCctcattttaacaacatgtgAAGGTTTGGCTGTACAGTgttatgtatctgtgtgttagatttgtgtgtgagagttatGTGTTATAGATTACTGTCTGCAGACGCACTGTAAAATGATGGGATGAGTGTTTTAGTCGCTGTATGAGTGTGTAAGCTACAGGTCACATCAGTGCCAGTAAACGTGGTACTTTTTactgctgagtgtgtgtttttggaaagGACCAGTTCAGTGTTTGCAAGTGTAATTCTCTGAAAGTGtatatatagatttttaaaaaatcaaccaaatcagtgtagtttattttcatattgtgTGCAATAAATGTAGAGGTAAAGCTTTCATTTTTATaggtttacatttttttatttaatgtcataTGAAGTATGGAaaaactttagaaaaatgttaaatgtaaaataatttaataaagaaATTTGGTGAAACCTTAATGTGATTTCAAGGTTGAGttgatgaaaaaatgtttttttctacatctgtTGTACATTTACTTAGTATCAAAATCATCAtgtagataaaaaataaaatgttttactgcaaattcacatgaacagacacacagaataTCATATAGTCAATTTTTTATAAAGTATATAGACGCCTCGCTCTTCTTTAATCATTTTATGATGTTGCAGCCTTTTGattaagacatttaaattacatttcttcTCATCAGTCTGCACTTAATATCTACGGTGTCTACACTTTATAAacaggacttaatgttttttttgcaaatttattaaaaagagaaaaatgacagaaaagtaTTCAAACACTTTACTTTGACACTTGATTTTTAGCTCAGGTGTCTCCCATCCATCCTGATCGTCCTTGAGATGTCTCTGCACTCTGATTAGACTCAGCTGTGGTGAATTCAGCTGACTGGACACTTGTCTATAAAAGGTCTCACAGCAAACTCGAAACAAAAGCAAAGCCGTGAGGTGGAGGGTTGTGCCTGCAGAGTTTAGAGATTGTGTCGAGGCGCAGATTAGGaggtcatgttttggttttctcGTTGCAGACAGTGTTGGGGAAGCTGCTCTGAAAGTTTTGCAAGCTGCCAGTTACTTCACATCAAAGAGTTTGCACAGATGTTTCAGGGGAGAAGGTgctaaagacaaaaaaagggcaCCCCTCTCATAATCAttcataaaacataaagttacaaacagcagcacaatCTCTTATGACATGTCTCTGCACCTTGACTGGAGTCCACCTGTGGTAAGTTCAACTGATAcgacata harbors:
- the LOC121953977 gene encoding tumor necrosis factor alpha-induced protein 2-like isoform X1, coding for MQCCCFPCRSSTAEEPSQPFLDRWSRPSSRVTMLTKPDNFRFNFLQDHKWTFGRGRRRRSPPNSSEPSPTDSQTSPKEEEPQKVIVRIDQMLEAKHFYEVGLRLNQKEEGLFGDVREAEALAHHDEEVNKLAADYRALEEHVLETLKLSLSLGQVSLEALTSAVRAMKQQEDQDKLWSQRDHTPPAWRPSGWGKLHDSTLRSLVEEQMDTDPQTPPVDQVDQSTIQADLHSMGRRLKEDLQSVVNVLKNCYPPELDICNFYASLYHETLSARLRKIADFGLDDKDCTFLLRWVNEYYPQILQNPELASEINVESLGKLLPKESLDPLEHQYLDKQQSELTRYVGAILEEAEQDWNKGEEPKREDGCFVSTVAYDIIQFINGMVTSAERVVGDLHKAQKITVQLKDLMQRFKIFQNNIIKKNTPNSQPLIKANLGCIEQFMDFFEKKSHLFTEDVQKHCLDVLIDMKESAHTYLLKPVHNGLKPQYRKLGTSDWLNKPLFEKLLVSLEKELQDLQGSTESCHQKLIGQLHQEVTAEYVKRLLKGQIKLKDMRQQLKAYETVKDDAESLHDLFVKMGSREDWLKEILNKIAEVLKLQDLPALQMHVVSLGTSYPDLSEKHVAALLKLKTNLTKDNRRIVKDTLSDTLRETSGDADSRPFFSGVQVK
- the LOC121953977 gene encoding tumor necrosis factor alpha-induced protein 2-like isoform X2 produces the protein MLTKPDNFRFNFLQDHKWTFGRGRRRRSPPNSSEPSPTDSQTSPKEEEPQKVIVRIDQMLEAKHFYEVGLRLNQKEEGLFGDVREAEALAHHDEEVNKLAADYRALEEHVLETLKLSLSLGQVSLEALTSAVRAMKQQEDQDKLWSQRDHTPPAWRPSGWGKLHDSTLRSLVEEQMDTDPQTPPVDQVDQSTIQADLHSMGRRLKEDLQSVVNVLKNCYPPELDICNFYASLYHETLSARLRKIADFGLDDKDCTFLLRWVNEYYPQILQNPELASEINVESLGKLLPKESLDPLEHQYLDKQQSELTRYVGAILEEAEQDWNKGEEPKREDGCFVSTVAYDIIQFINGMVTSAERVVGDLHKAQKITVQLKDLMQRFKIFQNNIIKKNTPNSQPLIKANLGCIEQFMDFFEKKSHLFTEDVQKHCLDVLIDMKESAHTYLLKPVHNGLKPQYRKLGTSDWLNKPLFEKLLVSLEKELQDLQGSTESCHQKLIGQLHQEVTAEYVKRLLKGQIKLKDMRQQLKAYETVKDDAESLHDLFVKMGSREDWLKEILNKIAEVLKLQDLPALQMHVVSLGTSYPDLSEKHVAALLKLKTNLTKDNRRIVKDTLSDTLRETSGDADSRPFFSGVQVK